One genomic region from Desulfallas thermosapovorans DSM 6562 encodes:
- the rlmH gene encoding 23S rRNA (pseudouridine(1915)-N(3))-methyltransferase RlmH encodes MRITVAAVGKLKEKYWREAAYEYSKRLGAYCRLEIKEVADEGYAEGLPAAEEEKIKQREWQKITRQLRPDTYLVALDVRGEQVSSEQLSARLDKLALDGCSDVTFIIGGSLGLPDQALRRVHWRLSFSRLTFPHQLMRVMLLEQIYRAFKISRGEPYHK; translated from the coding sequence ATGAGGATAACGGTAGCTGCGGTGGGTAAATTAAAGGAAAAATACTGGCGCGAGGCCGCATACGAATACAGTAAGCGGCTGGGAGCCTATTGCCGCCTGGAGATAAAAGAGGTGGCCGACGAGGGCTATGCCGAGGGACTACCGGCGGCGGAAGAAGAGAAGATAAAACAGCGGGAATGGCAGAAAATAACCCGGCAGCTTCGCCCGGACACCTACCTGGTGGCCCTGGACGTGCGGGGGGAACAGGTATCCTCGGAACAGCTTTCAGCCCGCCTGGATAAACTGGCTTTGGACGGGTGCAGTGATGTTACCTTTATCATTGGGGGCAGCCTGGGACTGCCGGACCAGGCCCTGAGGCGGGTCCACTGGCGTTTGTCCTTTTCCCGCCTGACCTTCCCCCACCAGCTGATGCGGGTAATGCTGTTGGAGCAGATTTACCGGGCCTTTAAAATATCCCGTGGTGAGCCCTACCACAAATGA
- a CDS encoding complex I 24 kDa subunit family protein, with translation MTQPQEIDVTKPLEREFSKEKYDQLESFINSLETTKGALIEILHKAQDIFGYLSRDVQLFIARKLGIPGAEVHGVVSFYSYFTTKPSGIHTINICMGTACFVRGADKIAERFKERLGIESNETTGDGLFTIKDVRCIGACGLAPVVMVDDKVYGKVKVEDVDDIINTYRRTGGAVCG, from the coding sequence TTGACGCAACCTCAGGAAATCGATGTTACTAAGCCCCTGGAGCGAGAATTTTCCAAGGAGAAATATGACCAGCTGGAATCCTTTATCAACAGCTTAGAAACCACCAAGGGGGCTTTAATTGAAATCCTTCATAAAGCCCAGGATATTTTTGGCTACCTGTCGCGGGATGTGCAGCTTTTTATTGCCCGCAAGCTGGGTATTCCCGGTGCAGAGGTGCATGGAGTAGTAAGCTTCTACTCCTACTTCACCACCAAGCCCAGCGGGATACATACCATCAATATTTGCATGGGAACAGCCTGTTTTGTGCGGGGAGCGGATAAAATTGCTGAAAGATTTAAAGAAAGGCTCGGTATTGAATCCAATGAAACCACCGGGGACGGGCTGTTTACCATCAAGGATGTTCGCTGTATCGGCGCTTGCGGCCTTGCCCCTGTCGTCATGGTGGATGACAAGGTTTATGGCAAGGTTAAGGTGGAGGACGTGGACGATATTATAAATACATACCGGCGAACAGGAGGGGCAGTATGCGGGTAA
- a CDS encoding NuoF family protein translates to MRVKSLAELNKIKQSAISAVRPRLHRDAPTEEKNILVCGGTGCLANNSDKIIQILTALLKTRGMAGQVKVVRTGCFGFCEQGPIVKIEPDNVFYVRVGLKDVKEIVEEHIMKGKRVDRLLYEDPRIKEKVHTQEEMTFYKKQLRVALRNCGLINPEDIYEYIALGGYEALGKALTQMSRDEVIETIKKSGLRGRGGGGFPTGLKWEITKQQEDEVKFIICNADEGDPGAFMDRSILEGDPHSVIEAMAIGAYAIGADKGIVYIRAEYPLAISRLTTAMEQARELGFLGKEIFGTSFNFDIRLKYGAGAFVCGEETALINSCEGKRGEPNYKPPYPAEEGYWGHPTCVNNVETFANIPVIISRGADWFAAMGTEKSKGTKVFALAGKINNVGLVEVPMGITLREIIFDIGGGIPNGKKFKAVQTGGPSGGVITEKDLDTPIDYDNLLEIGSMMGSGGMIVMDEDDNMVNIAKFYLEFTMDEACGRCVPGRIGTKRLFEMLHKITSGQATMADLDALKQLAYMVKDSSLCGLCQTAPNPIISTMKHFWPEYLAFVKDVDHPRGEGRYVPKNKIGLKS, encoded by the coding sequence ATGCGGGTAAAATCGCTGGCGGAGTTAAATAAAATAAAACAGTCGGCCATAAGCGCCGTAAGGCCGAGGCTGCACCGGGATGCTCCAACAGAAGAGAAAAATATTTTAGTCTGTGGAGGCACGGGTTGCCTGGCCAACAATAGCGATAAAATCATTCAAATATTGACGGCCCTGTTGAAAACCCGGGGCATGGCCGGGCAAGTGAAGGTAGTCCGCACAGGTTGCTTTGGATTTTGTGAGCAGGGGCCCATCGTAAAAATAGAACCCGATAATGTATTTTATGTCCGGGTGGGACTAAAGGATGTCAAGGAAATTGTAGAAGAGCACATCATGAAGGGCAAGAGGGTAGACAGGCTTTTGTATGAAGATCCACGGATAAAGGAAAAGGTTCATACCCAGGAAGAGATGACCTTTTATAAAAAACAACTTCGTGTTGCACTACGCAACTGCGGGTTGATTAATCCCGAGGATATTTATGAATACATAGCACTGGGCGGCTATGAAGCATTGGGAAAGGCACTGACCCAAATGTCCCGGGACGAGGTTATCGAGACCATAAAAAAATCCGGCCTCCGGGGGCGGGGAGGCGGGGGGTTCCCAACGGGGCTCAAGTGGGAGATTACTAAACAGCAAGAAGATGAAGTGAAATTCATTATCTGCAATGCGGATGAGGGTGACCCGGGTGCCTTCATGGACCGGAGTATTTTGGAAGGTGATCCCCATAGTGTAATAGAGGCGATGGCCATCGGTGCCTATGCCATCGGTGCAGATAAGGGTATAGTTTATATTCGGGCCGAATACCCCCTGGCCATCTCCCGGTTGACCACGGCCATGGAGCAAGCCAGGGAACTGGGGTTTCTGGGTAAGGAAATCTTTGGCACAAGCTTCAACTTTGATATTAGACTCAAATATGGTGCCGGTGCCTTTGTTTGTGGAGAGGAAACCGCCCTGATCAACTCCTGTGAAGGCAAGCGGGGCGAACCTAATTATAAGCCGCCATACCCGGCTGAAGAGGGCTATTGGGGACACCCCACCTGTGTAAACAATGTGGAGACATTTGCCAATATCCCGGTGATTATATCCAGGGGAGCGGATTGGTTTGCGGCCATGGGTACGGAAAAAAGTAAAGGTACCAAGGTTTTTGCCCTGGCGGGTAAGATAAATAATGTGGGATTGGTGGAAGTGCCAATGGGAATTACCTTGCGTGAAATAATTTTTGATATCGGCGGAGGTATTCCCAATGGGAAAAAGTTTAAAGCCGTGCAAACGGGAGGTCCCTCCGGCGGGGTAATCACCGAAAAGGACCTGGATACACCCATTGATTATGACAACCTATTGGAGATAGGTTCCATGATGGGTTCGGGCGGCATGATTGTTATGGACGAAGACGACAATATGGTCAACATAGCCAAGTTTTACCTTGAGTTTACCATGGATGAGGCCTGTGGCAGGTGCGTGCCGGGGCGCATAGGCACCAAAAGGCTTTTTGAAATGCTCCACAAAATAACATCGGGCCAGGCTACCATGGCGGACCTGGATGCCTTAAAACAGTTGGCCTACATGGTCAAGGACAGCTCTCTGTGCGGGCTATGCCAGACAGCCCCCAATCCCATCATTAGTACCATGAAACATTTCTGGCCCGAATATTTGGCCTTTGTCAAGGATGTGGATCATCCCCGGGGAGAGGGAAGGTATGTGCCCAAGAATAAAATTGGCTTGAAATCATAA
- a CDS encoding NADH-dependent [FeFe] hydrogenase, group A6 has protein sequence MLAKQHHDAERKKIHIRINDQELSVPEGITILEAAHEAGVKIPTLCHLDLHDFQLYNKTASCRVCMVELVDTRSNRNKLVPSCVTKVQEGMVVRTDTIRAITARRMAVELLLSNHPNECFTCPKNLECELQSLAEELNVREIRWEGERMDYPKDISSDAIVKDANKCIYCRRCETACNEVQTCGILSGIGRGFNAFVGPFANIPMVESSCTYCGQCVQVCPTAALTEAFHCDKVWEAINDPDKHVVVQTAPAIRVTLGELFGMEPGTVVTGKMVTALKRMGFDAVFDTNFGADLTVMEEAAEFIYRLKNNKTLPILTNCCPAWVKFIEHQFPELINVPSTCKSPHIMLGTIAKTYYAEKKGLDPDNIVVVSVMPCIAKKAEAKRPELTKDAHNNVDIVITTRELGAMIKEAGIEFVKLPDSEFDSPLGEATGASVIFGTAGGVIEAALRTAAEWMTGKPLEKIEFEELRGMEGVRRATVKIGDQELNIGIASGLGNARHILEDIRDGRANYHAIEIMACPGGCIAGGGQPYHHGNDEIIKKRRAAIYAEDRNKKIRKSHENKEILELYKNYLGKPFGQRARELLHTHFEERERI, from the coding sequence ATTTTAGCCAAACAGCATCATGATGCAGAAAGGAAAAAAATACATATCCGTATCAACGACCAGGAGTTAAGCGTCCCCGAAGGTATAACAATCCTGGAGGCTGCCCATGAAGCGGGTGTCAAGATACCCACCCTGTGCCACCTGGACTTGCACGATTTCCAACTATACAATAAAACAGCTTCCTGTAGAGTATGTATGGTGGAACTGGTAGATACAAGGAGTAATCGCAATAAACTGGTGCCCTCCTGCGTTACCAAAGTACAGGAGGGCATGGTGGTGCGCACCGATACCATTCGGGCCATTACCGCCAGGAGAATGGCGGTGGAATTGTTATTATCAAACCATCCCAATGAATGTTTCACATGTCCCAAAAATTTGGAATGTGAGCTTCAATCCCTTGCCGAGGAGCTGAATGTAAGGGAGATTCGCTGGGAAGGGGAGCGGATGGACTATCCCAAGGATATATCCAGCGACGCCATCGTTAAGGATGCCAACAAGTGTATCTATTGCCGGCGCTGCGAGACTGCCTGCAATGAGGTGCAGACCTGCGGTATTCTTTCCGGCATTGGCCGTGGCTTTAATGCCTTTGTAGGCCCCTTTGCCAATATCCCCATGGTGGAGTCTTCCTGTACCTATTGTGGACAATGCGTGCAGGTTTGTCCCACCGCAGCCCTCACCGAGGCCTTTCATTGCGATAAGGTTTGGGAGGCCATCAATGACCCCGATAAGCATGTGGTGGTCCAAACCGCCCCCGCCATCCGTGTTACCCTGGGGGAACTTTTCGGTATGGAACCCGGTACGGTTGTTACCGGCAAAATGGTGACGGCTTTAAAACGGATGGGATTTGACGCGGTATTCGATACCAATTTTGGAGCAGACCTTACTGTTATGGAGGAAGCTGCGGAGTTTATTTATCGCCTGAAAAACAACAAAACGCTACCGATATTAACAAACTGCTGTCCCGCCTGGGTCAAGTTTATTGAACACCAATTTCCGGAGTTGATCAATGTTCCTTCCACCTGCAAGTCACCGCATATTATGCTGGGCACCATTGCCAAAACTTATTATGCAGAAAAAAAGGGTTTGGACCCTGATAATATAGTGGTGGTATCGGTCATGCCCTGCATAGCCAAAAAGGCCGAGGCCAAGCGCCCGGAACTTACCAAGGATGCCCATAATAATGTGGATATCGTCATTACAACCCGGGAATTGGGAGCAATGATTAAAGAAGCGGGAATTGAATTCGTTAAGCTGCCGGACAGCGAATTTGACAGTCCCCTGGGGGAAGCAACCGGTGCATCAGTTATATTCGGCACAGCCGGAGGAGTCATTGAAGCGGCACTGCGAACCGCTGCGGAATGGATGACGGGTAAACCGCTGGAAAAGATTGAGTTTGAGGAGTTAAGGGGCATGGAAGGTGTTCGCAGGGCTACCGTTAAAATAGGTGACCAGGAGCTTAATATCGGCATTGCCAGCGGGCTGGGTAATGCACGGCATATTCTGGAGGATATTCGGGATGGCAGAGCTAATTATCATGCCATTGAAATCATGGCTTGCCCCGGCGGTTGTATCGCCGGAGGGGGACAACCCTACCACCATGGCAATGATGAAATTATCAAGAAACGCAGAGCAGCCATATATGCCGAGGATAGAAACAAAAAAATAAGAAAATCCCATGAGAATAAGGAGATCCTGGAACTCTATAAAAATTACCTGGGCAAGCCCTTTGGCCAGCGGGCCCGTGAACTTCTTCATACCCATTTTGAGGAAAGGGAAAGAATATAG